In the Rattus rattus isolate New Zealand chromosome 18, Rrattus_CSIRO_v1, whole genome shotgun sequence genome, one interval contains:
- the LOC116887425 gene encoding class II histocompatibility antigen, M alpha chain: MEHEQKSGGLLRLLRLLWLLPHSWAVLEASPQAWWDEPQNHTFRHTLFCQDGFPNIGLSETYDEDALFSFDFSQNTRVPRLPEFAEWAQDQGDASAIAFDKGFCEMLMQNVSPQLEGQIPVSRGLPAAEVFTLKPLEFGKPNTLVCFISNLFPPTLTVTWQHHFVPVEGASPTSVSAMDGLTFQAFSYLNFTPEPFDLYSCTVTHEIDRYTAIAYWVPQNALPSDLLENVLCGVAFGLGVLGIVVGIVFFIRSQRPCSGD, translated from the exons ATGGAGCATGAGCAGAAGTCAGGAGGGCTGCTGAGGCTGCTGCGGCTTCTGTGGCTGCTGCCTCACTCCTGGGCGGTGCTTGAAG CTTCTCCCCAGGCGTGGTGGGATGAGCCGCAGAACCACACATTCCGTCACACTCTGTTCTGCCAGGATGGGTTTCCCAACATAGGGCTCTCCGAGACCTACGACGAGGACGCACTCTTCTCCTTCGACTTCTCCCAGAACACCAGAGTGCCCCGGCTGCCTGAGTTTGCTGAGTGGGCTCAGGATCAGGGAGATGCCTCTGCCATTGCGTTTGACAAAGGCTTTTGCGAGATGTTGATGCAGAATGTGAGCCCGCAGCTTGAAGGTCAAATCCCAGTGTCCAGAG GTTTGCCTGCGGCTGAGGTGTTCACCCTGAAGCCCCTGGAGTTTGGCAAGCCCAACACGCTGGTCTGTTTCATCAGCAACCTCTTTCCACCAACTTTGACGGTGACCTGGCAGCATCATTTCGTCCCCGTGGAGGGAGCCAGCCCCACGTCCGTGTCAGCCATGGATGGGCTCACCTTCCAGGCCTTCTCTTATTTAAACTTCACACCGGAGCCCTTCGACCTTTACTCCTGCACTGTGACGCACGAGATTGACCGCTACACGGCGATTGCCTATTGGG TACCCCAGAACGCCCTGCCTTCAGATCTCCTGGAGAATGTACTGTGCGGCGTGGCCTTCGGCCTCGGTGTGCTGGGCATCGTCGTGGGCATTGTCTTCTTCATCCGCTCCCAGAGACCTTGCTCAGGGG ACTGA
- the Brd2 gene encoding bromodomain-containing protein 2 isoform X1, which yields MLQNVTPHKLPGEGNAGLLGLGPEAAAPGKRIRKPSLLYEGFESPTMASVPALQLAPANPPPPEVSNPKKPGRVTNQLQYLHKVVMKALWKHQFAWPFRQPVDAVKLGLPDYHKIIKQPMDMGTIKRRLENNYYWAASECMQDFNTMFTNCYIYNKPTDDIVLMAQTLEKIFLQKVASMPQEEQELVVTIPKNSHKKGAKLAALQGSITSAHQVPAVSSVSHTALYTPPPEIPTTVLNIPHPSVISSPLLKSLHSAGPPLLAVSAAPPAQPLAKKKGVKRKADTTTPTPTAILAPGSPASPPGSLEPKAARLPPMRRESGRPIKPPRKDLPDSQQQHQSSKKGKLSEQLKHCNGILKELLSKKHAAYAWPFYKPVDASALGLHDYHDIIKHPMDLSTVKRKMENRDYRDAQEFAADVRLMFSNCYKYNPPDHDVVAMARKLQDVFEFRYAKMPDEPLEPGPLPVSTALPPGLAKSSSESSSEESSSESSSEEEEEEDEEDEEEESESSDSEEERAHRLAELQEQLRAVHEQLAALSQGPISKPKRKREKKEKKKKRKAEKHRGRIGIDEDDKGPRAPRPLQPKKSKKAGGGGSNATTLSHPGFGTSAGSSNKLPKKAQKTAPPVLPTGYDSEEEEESRPMSYDEKRQLSLDINKLPGEKLGRVVHIIQAREPSLRDSNPEEIEIDFETLKPSTLRELERYVLSCLRKKPRKPYTIRKPVGKTKEELALEKKRELEKRLQDVSGQLNSTKKPPKKASEKTESSAQQVAVSRLSASSSSSDSSSSSSSSSSSDTSDSDSG from the exons ATGCTGCAAAACGTGACTCCCCACAA GCTCCCTGGGGAAGGGAATGCAGGGTTACTGGGGCTGGGCCCAGAGGCAGCAGCACCAGGGAAAAGGATTCGAAAGCCTTCGCTGTTGTATGAGGGATTCGAGAGCCCCACAATGGCTTCTGTACCAGCTTTACAACTGGCCCCTGCcaacccaccccctcctgagGTGTCCAATCCCAAAAAGCCAGGACGAGTAACAAACCAACTGCAGTACCTGCACAAGGTAGTAATGAAGGCTCTGTGGAAGCATCAGTTTGCATGGCCATTCCGGCAGCCTGTGGACGCTGTGAAGCTGGGTCTGCCG GATTATCACAAAATTATCAAACAGCCCATGGACATGGGAACTATCAAGAGGAGACTTGAAAACAATTACTACTGGGCTGCCTCAGAATGTATGCAGGATTTTAACACCATGTTTACCAACTGTTATATTTACAACAAG CCCACGGATGATATTGTCCTAATGGCACAGACACTGGAAAAGATCTTCTTACAGAAAGTGGCATCGATGCCACAAGAGGAGCAAGAGCTGGTGGTGACTATCCCTAAGAACAGCCATAAGAAGGGGGCCAAGTTAGCAG CACTCCAGGGCAGTATTACCAGTGCCCATCAGGTGCCTGCTGTCTCTTCTGTGTCGCATACAGCCCTATATACACCACCACCTGAAATACCTACCACTGTCCTCAACATTCCCCACCCATCAGTCATCTCGTCTCCCCTTCTAAAGTCCCTGCATTCTGCTGGGCCCCCACTCCTTGCTGTAtcagcagctcctccagctcagCCCCTTGCCAAG AAAAAAGGCGTTAAACGGAAAGCAGATACTACCACCCCTACACCTACAGCCATCCTGGCTCCCGGTTCCCCAGCTAGTCCTCCTGGCAGTCTTGAGCCAAAGGCAGCACGGCTCCCTCCTATGCGCAGAGAGAGTGGCCGCCCAATCAAGCCCCCACGAAAAGACTTGCCTGACTCGCAACAGCAACACCAGAGCTCTAAGAAAGGAAAGCTGTCAGAACAGTTAAAACACTGCAATGGCATCCTGAAGGAGCTGCTCTCTAAGAAGCATGCTGCCTATGCCTGGCCTTTCTATAAACCAGTGGACGCTTCTGCTCTTGGCCTTCATGACTACCATGACATCATTAAGCACCCCATGGACCTCAGCACTGTCAAG CGGAAGATGGAGAACCGCGATTACCGGGATGCACAGGAGTTTGCTGCTGATGTACGGCTCATGTTCTCCAACTGCTATAAGTACAATCCTCCAGACCACGATGTCGTGGCTATGGCCCGGAAGTTACAG GATGTGTTTGAGTTCCGCTATGCCAAGATGCCAGATGAGCCACTGGAACCAGGACCTTTACCTGTCTCTACTGCCTTGCCTCCCGGGTTGGCCAAATCCTCTTCAGAGTCCTCCAGTGAGGAAAGTAGCAGTGAGagctcctctgaggaagaggaggaagaggatgaggaagatgaggaggaggagagtgaaaGCTCAGACTCCGAGGAAGAAAGGGCTCATCGCCTGGCAGAGCTGCAAGAGCAG CTTCGGGCAGTTCATGAACAACTGGCTGCCCTATCCCAGGGCCCAATATCTAAACCCAAgcggaagagagagaaaaaggaaaaaaaaaagaaacggaaGGCAGAGAAACATCGTGGCCGAATTGGGATTGATGAAGATGATAAGGGGCCTAGGGCCCCTCGCCCACTGCAGCCCAAGAAATCTAAGAAAGCAGGTGGTGGGGGTAGCAATGCTACTACACTCAGCCATCCTGGCTTCGGGACTTCTGCAGGAAGTAGCAACAA GCTGCCTAAAAAGGCTCagaagactgccccacctgtccTTCCCACTGGCTATGAttcggaggaggaggaagaaagcaggccCATGAGTTATGATGAAAAGAGACAGCTAAGCCTGGATATCAATAAGTTACCTGGGGAAAAGCTGGGTCGAGTTGTACATATCATCCAAGCCAGAGAGCCTTCTCTACGTGATTCAAATCCAGAAGAAATTGAGATTGATTTTGAAACACTCAAGCCGTCCACACTTAGGGAGCTTGAACGATACGTTTTATCCTGCCTTCGAAAGAAACCCCGGAAGCCCTATA ctaTTAGAAAACCTGTGGGGAAAACAAAGGAGGAACTGGCTTTGGAGAAGAAGCGGGAACTAGAGAAGCGACTGCAGGATGTCAGTGGACAGCTCAACTCCACCAAAAAACCCCCCAAGAAAG CGAGTGAGAAGACAGAGTCATCTGCACAGCAAGTGGCAGTGTCCCGTCTCAGTGCTTCTAGTTCCAGCTCagactccagctcctcctcctcgtcctcatCTTCTTCAGACACCAGCGATTCAGACTCGGGCTAA
- the Brd2 gene encoding bromodomain-containing protein 2 isoform X2, producing the protein MDMGTIKRRLENNYYWAASECMQDFNTMFTNCYIYNKPTDDIVLMAQTLEKIFLQKVASMPQEEQELVVTIPKNSHKKGAKLAALQGSITSAHQVPAVSSVSHTALYTPPPEIPTTVLNIPHPSVISSPLLKSLHSAGPPLLAVSAAPPAQPLAKKKGVKRKADTTTPTPTAILAPGSPASPPGSLEPKAARLPPMRRESGRPIKPPRKDLPDSQQQHQSSKKGKLSEQLKHCNGILKELLSKKHAAYAWPFYKPVDASALGLHDYHDIIKHPMDLSTVKRKMENRDYRDAQEFAADVRLMFSNCYKYNPPDHDVVAMARKLQDVFEFRYAKMPDEPLEPGPLPVSTALPPGLAKSSSESSSEESSSESSSEEEEEEDEEDEEEESESSDSEEERAHRLAELQEQLRAVHEQLAALSQGPISKPKRKREKKEKKKKRKAEKHRGRIGIDEDDKGPRAPRPLQPKKSKKAGGGGSNATTLSHPGFGTSAGSSNKLPKKAQKTAPPVLPTGYDSEEEEESRPMSYDEKRQLSLDINKLPGEKLGRVVHIIQAREPSLRDSNPEEIEIDFETLKPSTLRELERYVLSCLRKKPRKPYTIRKPVGKTKEELALEKKRELEKRLQDVSGQLNSTKKPPKKASEKTESSAQQVAVSRLSASSSSSDSSSSSSSSSSSDTSDSDSG; encoded by the exons ATGGACATGGGAACTATCAAGAGGAGACTTGAAAACAATTACTACTGGGCTGCCTCAGAATGTATGCAGGATTTTAACACCATGTTTACCAACTGTTATATTTACAACAAG CCCACGGATGATATTGTCCTAATGGCACAGACACTGGAAAAGATCTTCTTACAGAAAGTGGCATCGATGCCACAAGAGGAGCAAGAGCTGGTGGTGACTATCCCTAAGAACAGCCATAAGAAGGGGGCCAAGTTAGCAG CACTCCAGGGCAGTATTACCAGTGCCCATCAGGTGCCTGCTGTCTCTTCTGTGTCGCATACAGCCCTATATACACCACCACCTGAAATACCTACCACTGTCCTCAACATTCCCCACCCATCAGTCATCTCGTCTCCCCTTCTAAAGTCCCTGCATTCTGCTGGGCCCCCACTCCTTGCTGTAtcagcagctcctccagctcagCCCCTTGCCAAG AAAAAAGGCGTTAAACGGAAAGCAGATACTACCACCCCTACACCTACAGCCATCCTGGCTCCCGGTTCCCCAGCTAGTCCTCCTGGCAGTCTTGAGCCAAAGGCAGCACGGCTCCCTCCTATGCGCAGAGAGAGTGGCCGCCCAATCAAGCCCCCACGAAAAGACTTGCCTGACTCGCAACAGCAACACCAGAGCTCTAAGAAAGGAAAGCTGTCAGAACAGTTAAAACACTGCAATGGCATCCTGAAGGAGCTGCTCTCTAAGAAGCATGCTGCCTATGCCTGGCCTTTCTATAAACCAGTGGACGCTTCTGCTCTTGGCCTTCATGACTACCATGACATCATTAAGCACCCCATGGACCTCAGCACTGTCAAG CGGAAGATGGAGAACCGCGATTACCGGGATGCACAGGAGTTTGCTGCTGATGTACGGCTCATGTTCTCCAACTGCTATAAGTACAATCCTCCAGACCACGATGTCGTGGCTATGGCCCGGAAGTTACAG GATGTGTTTGAGTTCCGCTATGCCAAGATGCCAGATGAGCCACTGGAACCAGGACCTTTACCTGTCTCTACTGCCTTGCCTCCCGGGTTGGCCAAATCCTCTTCAGAGTCCTCCAGTGAGGAAAGTAGCAGTGAGagctcctctgaggaagaggaggaagaggatgaggaagatgaggaggaggagagtgaaaGCTCAGACTCCGAGGAAGAAAGGGCTCATCGCCTGGCAGAGCTGCAAGAGCAG CTTCGGGCAGTTCATGAACAACTGGCTGCCCTATCCCAGGGCCCAATATCTAAACCCAAgcggaagagagagaaaaaggaaaaaaaaaagaaacggaaGGCAGAGAAACATCGTGGCCGAATTGGGATTGATGAAGATGATAAGGGGCCTAGGGCCCCTCGCCCACTGCAGCCCAAGAAATCTAAGAAAGCAGGTGGTGGGGGTAGCAATGCTACTACACTCAGCCATCCTGGCTTCGGGACTTCTGCAGGAAGTAGCAACAA GCTGCCTAAAAAGGCTCagaagactgccccacctgtccTTCCCACTGGCTATGAttcggaggaggaggaagaaagcaggccCATGAGTTATGATGAAAAGAGACAGCTAAGCCTGGATATCAATAAGTTACCTGGGGAAAAGCTGGGTCGAGTTGTACATATCATCCAAGCCAGAGAGCCTTCTCTACGTGATTCAAATCCAGAAGAAATTGAGATTGATTTTGAAACACTCAAGCCGTCCACACTTAGGGAGCTTGAACGATACGTTTTATCCTGCCTTCGAAAGAAACCCCGGAAGCCCTATA ctaTTAGAAAACCTGTGGGGAAAACAAAGGAGGAACTGGCTTTGGAGAAGAAGCGGGAACTAGAGAAGCGACTGCAGGATGTCAGTGGACAGCTCAACTCCACCAAAAAACCCCCCAAGAAAG CGAGTGAGAAGACAGAGTCATCTGCACAGCAAGTGGCAGTGTCCCGTCTCAGTGCTTCTAGTTCCAGCTCagactccagctcctcctcctcgtcctcatCTTCTTCAGACACCAGCGATTCAGACTCGGGCTAA